In the genome of Populus nigra chromosome 9, ddPopNigr1.1, whole genome shotgun sequence, one region contains:
- the LOC133702712 gene encoding F-box/LRR-repeat protein At5g63520-like, which produces MEKKPKEPKTPLTGFASINEDLVQNILKRTPATSFASAACVSKSWNHNCNQILSKPKLASAFSLNPDPKVALQEVLSKVLSEPIRPQFAIANVIESGVEYLNETLYLLAAKLGSKTPIIVSCTNGIIGRDAVTGEHKEAMLEDFWVDAASKNSGFGMLLTVGYLPGLKVEALPLLRPRKAGPVAMIDNFVMDIKNYSASVSGSTSPALIIMFGGEEADLKPVMEKLDHAMSRETIIAGSMRSQFLYRRGIESRNIYGSSTKYFTDAVALVFARDEDKPSGEGKIQFHSAISSGVSAIGPRYKAVSVKETQSETGLTTWLTARREGEQEILGGQMIIDSIESELVNKTELFIGVSKQRQCVIGSENPKLLRSLALHQVKGGDGEHLFVSGDGIVSGDYFHFYHSDPKAALSATSNVSKYFRNLKLDWRSCHLHAGDVGSKEVVGGLVFSCWGRGASFFGHSNVDSSPFLDNFPGIPMAGIFGCGEVGRSFTMLNADDHVDQEEKTSCCCLHVYSTVYVLVSYTPAPLKH; this is translated from the exons ATGGAGAAGAAACCTAAAGAACCCAAAACGCCATTGACAGGCTTTGCATCAATAAACGAAGACCTTGTTCAAAACATTCTAAAGAGAACACCAGCTACATCCTTCGCATCAGCAGCTTGTGTTAGCAAATCATGGAACCACAattgcaatcaaatcctctcCAAACCAAAGCTTGCTTCTGCCTTTTCTCTCAACCCAGACCCAAAG GTTGCATTACAAGAGGTTTTGAGTAAGGTTCTCTCCGAGCCAATCAGACCCCAGTTTGCCATTGCAAATGTTATTGAGAGTGGTGTTGAATATTTGAATGAAACACTCTATTTA TTAGCGGCAAAACTTGGTTCAAAAACTCCGATTATAGTGTCCTGCACCAATGGAATCATAGGAAGAGATGCTGTTACTGGTGAACATAAAGAG GCTATGTTGGAAGATTTTTGGGTTGATGCTGCATCAAAAAATTCAGGCTTTGGTATGCTGTTGACAGTGGGGTATTTACCAGGACTCAAAGTCGAAGCCCTTCCACTGTTAAGGCCAAGAAAG GCTGGTCCAGTGGCAATGATTGATAACTTTGTGATGGATATCAAGAATTATTCAGCTTCTGTTTCTGGTTCCACATCACCAGCTCTGATTATAATGTTTGGA GGTGAAGAGGCTGACCTCAAACCTGTCATGGAAAAGTTGG ATCATGCCATGTCAAGGGAAACTATCATTGCCGGCAGTATGAGATCCCAATTCCTGTACAGAAGGGGCATAGAGTCAAGAAATATATATGGGAGTAGTACAAAATATTTTACTGATGCAGTTGCTCTTGTATTTGCAAGGGATGAAGACAAACCTTCTG GTGAAGGGAAAATCCAATTCCATTCTGCAATATCAAGTGGTGTTTCAGCAATAGGACCAAGGTACAAGGCAGTTTCCGTCAAAGAAACTCAATCTGAGACAGGTCTTACTACATGGCTTACTGCCAGAAGAGAAGGAGAACAAGAGATTCTTGGTGGTCAAATGATTATAGATAGCATCGAGAGTGAG TTGGTGAACAAAACTGAACTGTTCATTGGGGTTTCAAAACAAAGACAATGCGTTATTGGGTCAGAGAATCCAAAACTGTTGAGATCCCTGGCTTTACATCAAGTTAAGGG AGGAGATGGAGAGCACCTTTTTGTTAGTGGAGATGGCATCGTTTCTGGAGACTATTTTCATTTCTACCATTCAGATCCAAAGGCCGCATTATCTGCAACTAGTAATGTCTCCAAGTATTTCAGAAACTTGAAACTGGATTGGAGAAGCTGCCACCTTCATGCAGGTGATGTTGGTAGTAAGGAAGTTGTTGGAGGTTTGGTTTTCTCTTGTTGGGGCCGTGGTGCATCATTCTTTGGACACAGCAATGTGGATAGCTCACCATTCTTGGATAACTTTCCAGGAATCCCAATGGCAGGAATATTTGGCTGTGGCGAAGTCGGACGTAGCTTTACAATGTTGAACGCAGATGATCATGTAGACCAAGAAGAAAAGACTTCGTGTTGCTGTCTACATGTATATAGCACTGTATATGTGTTGGTGTCTTATACTCCAGCACCTCTAAAGCATTAG
- the LOC133702711 gene encoding F-box/LRR-repeat protein At5g63520-like, giving the protein MEKKPKEARTSLTGFASINEDLVQNILKRTPASSFASAACVCKSWNQTCNQILSKPKLASAFSLNPDQKVASQEVVNKVLSEPIRPQFAIANVIGSGVDLSETLNFLAAKLGSKTPIIVSCANGIIGRDAVTDEHQEVMLEDFWADAASKNSGFGVLLTVGFLPGLQVEAIPLLRPREAASRMALVDKFVMDIKNYAAYVSGSTSPALVIMFGGEKAEQKPVMEKLDHAMSRETFIAGDERAQFLYKSGMESRNLHGSGTEYISDAVVLVFARDRHRASDVGEIQFHSALSSGVSTIGPRYKVVSVKEIQPETDLTTCLKARREGEQEILGGRRIIDDINNELVNKTELFIGVSKQRQCVIGSENPKLLRSLAFHEVKGGDGEHLFVSGDGIGSGDYFHFYHSDPKAALSATSNVSKNFRNLKLDWSSSQLHAGGVGSKEVVGGLVFSCWGRGESFFGHSNVDSSPFLDNFPGIPMAGIFCYGEVGRGFTMLNADDHEDQEEKTSCCCLHVYSTIYVLVSYTPAPLKH; this is encoded by the exons ATGGAGAAGAAACCTAAAGAAGCAAGAACGTCATTGACAGGCTTTGCGTCAATAAACGAAGACCTTGTTCAAAACATTCTGAAGAGAACACCAGCTTCATCCTTTGCATCAGCTGCTTGTGTTTGCAAATCATGGAACCAaacttgcaatcaaatcctctcCAAACCAAAGCTTGCTTCTGCCTTTTCTCTCAACCCAGACCAGAAG GTTGCATCACAAGAGGTTGTGAATAAGGTTCTCTCCGAGCCCATTAGACCCCAGTTTGCCATTGCAAATGTTATTGGGAGTGGTGTTGATTTGAGTGAAACTCTCAATTTT TTAGCAGCGAAACTTGGTTCAAAAACTCCAATTATTGTGTCTTGTGCAAATGGAATCATAGGAAGAGACGCTGTTACTGATGAACATCAAGAG GTTATGTTAGAAGATTTTTGGGCTGATGCTGCATCAAAAAATTCAGGCTTTGGTGTCCTGCTGACTGTGGGATTCTTACCGGGACTCCAAGTTGAAGCTATCCCGCTGTTACGGCCAAGAGAG GCAGCTAGTCGAATGGCATTGGTTGATAAGTTTGTGATGGATATTAAGAATTACGCAGCATATGTTTCTGGCTCCACTTCACCGGCTCTCGTTATAATGTTTGGA GGTGAAAAGGCCGAGCAAAAACCTGTCATGGAAAAGTTGG ATCATGCCATGTCGAGGGAAACTTTCATTGCGGGTGATGAGAGAGCCCAATTCCTGTACAAAAGTGGCATGGAGTCAAGAAATTTACATGGGAGCGGCACTGAATATATTTCTGATGCAGTTGTTCTTGTATTTGCAAGGGATCGACACAGAGCTTCTG ATGTAGGGGAAATCCAGTTCCATTCTGCATTATCAAGTGGTGTTTCTACAATAGGTCCAAGGTACAAGGTAGTTTCTGTCAAAGAGATTCAACCTGAGACAGATCTTACTACATGCCTTAAAGCTAGAAGAGAAGGAGAGCAAGAGATTCTTGGAGGTCGAAGGATTATAGATGACATCAACAATGAG TTGGTGAACAAAACTGAACTGTTCATTGGGGTTTCAAAACAAAGACAATGCGTTATTGGGTCAGAGAATCCAAAACTGTTGAGATCCCTGGCTTTCCATGAAGTTAAGGG AGGAGATGGAGAGCACCTTTTTGTTAGTGGAGATGGCATCGGTTCTGGAGACTATTTTCATTTCTACCATTCAGATCCAAAGGCCGCATTATCTGCAACTAGTAATGTCTCCAAGAATTTCAGAAACTTGAAACTAGATTGGAGTAGCAGCCAGCTTCATGCAGGTGGTGTTGGTAGTAAGGAAGTAGTTGGAGGTTTGGTTTTCTCTTGTTGGGGCCGTGGTGAATCATTCTTTGGACACAGCAATGTGGATAGCTCACCATTCTTGGATAACTTTCCAGGAATCCCAATGGCAGGAATATTTTGCTACGGCGAAGTCGGACGTGGCTTTACAATGTTGAACGCAGATGATCATGAAGACCAAGAAGAAAAGACTTCGTGTTGCTGTCTACATGTATATAGCACTATATATGTGTTGGTGTCTTATACTCCAGCACCTCTAAAGCATTAG
- the LOC133703838 gene encoding chaperonin-like RBCX protein 1, chloroplastic: METSSVLSLSQLSFFLPKPYRNKAYPSWPCKKPRTTQPTRLYCQKMYVPGFGEASPEKKAAKNLHDFFTYIAVRIVTAQLESYSPEAYEELMEFLSRHSLNDGDKFCAELMRESSRHKGLAMRILEVRSAYCKNDFEWDNLKRLSVKIVDESNTRLMRDYVVETSPTKESEK; this comes from the exons ATGGAAACCTCTTCAGTTCTGTCACTCTCTCAGCTCTCTTTTTTCTTACCAAAACCTTACAGGAACAAAGCTTATCCTTCTTGGCCATGCAAGAAACCAAGAACCACTCAACCAACTCGCTTGTACTGCCAAAAGATGTATGTCCCTG GATTTGGAGAAGCATCACCAGAGAAAAAGGCAGCAAAAAACCTGCATGATTTCTTCACTTACATTGCTGTTAGAATTGTCACTGCACAGCTAGAG AGCTATAGCCCCGAAGCATATGAAGAGTTGATGGAGTTTTTGAGTAGGCATTCCTTGAATGATGGAGACAAATTTTGTGCTGAATTGATGAGGGAATCTTCTAGGCATAAGGGTTTGG CTATGCGAATCTTAGAG GTTCGATCTGCGTACTGTAAGAACGATTTTGAGTGGGACAACTTAAAGAGATTATCAGTGAAG ATAGTTGATGAATCAAACACAAGGCTCATGAGAGATTATGTTGTCGAAACAAGCCCCACTAAAGAAAGTGAGAAGTGA
- the LOC133703837 gene encoding LOW QUALITY PROTEIN: uncharacterized protein LOC133703837 (The sequence of the model RefSeq protein was modified relative to this genomic sequence to represent the inferred CDS: substituted 2 bases at 2 genomic stop codons) yields the protein MRTKMRLNNDPSKLSISPLVSNGISQMMSNPPRNEGSSADSSIKSSAFGNHTERNFDVVKDSIGLAISLNKTESLDAVLDDFSEGYFSLSNENRKKLLLVLAKEYDLNWNQVRELLKQYLGLELQCGNEGESSNVDDGSVLFSAFYQIEKNLRQALKPAYDVLFERFNNHTGGLKFLSILRADILSILEHENIVSLXALEYFLKEKLSTWLSPAALELHQITWDDSASLLEKIVAYEAVHPINNLLDLKRRLGIGRHCFGYLHTSIPGEPLIFIEVVLLKNVAQTIQEVLWDDPSIPEPDATCALFYSISSTQPGLAGINLGKFLIKRVITLVKRDMPQVSTFATLSPIPVYMQWLLSKLASQSVLAKGDNTEQPAGGSGSTFQENLLEPDEERMLMNSAPXTCAGKNGMEAMLNLLTSTNYEWTSSAELVSALKPPLMRLCARYLLQEKKGGKALDSVANFHLQNGAMVERLNWMADRSEKGVRQSGGIMVNYMYRVEHIEEYAQSYFSTGHIHASSDIRLYTMPQKEHEATAH from the exons ATGCGAACCAAAATGAGACTTAATAATGACCCCTCGAAGCTTTCTATCTCTCCTTTAGTCTCT aaTGGGATTAGTCAAATGATGTCTAATCCTCCAAGAAATGAAGGGTCTTCAGCGGATTCAAGCATCAAGTCCAGTGCTTTTGGAAATCATACTGAgag gAATTTTGATGTAGTAAAGGATTCCATAGGCTTGGCAATATCTTTGAACAAAACTGAATCTTTGGATGCTGtacttgatgatttctctgag GGTTATTTTAGTCTTTCAAATGAAAATCGGAAGAAATTGTTGCTTGTGCTTGCAAAAGAGTATGATCTTAATTGGAATCAAGTTCGTGAATTGTTGAAGCAATATCTTGGACTTGAACTTCAATGTG GTAATGAAGGTGAATCGAGTAATGTTGATGATGGGAGTGTGTTGTTTTCTGCTTTCTATCAGATTGAGAAAAACTTGAGACAAGCTCTTAAGCCGGCGTATGATGTTCTTTTTGAACGGTTCAATAATCATACTGGGGGTTTGAAGTTCCTGTCGATTCTTCGAGCTGATATCTTGTCCATTCTCGa ACATGAAAATATCGTGTCTTTGTGAGCATTAGAATACTTCTTAAAGGAGAAACTTAGTACTTGGCTTAGTCCAGCTGCACTGGAGCTTCACCAGATTACATGGGATGATTCTGCTTCTTTGCTGGAGAAAATTGTGGCTTATGAG GCTGTGCATCCAATCAACAATCTTTTGGATCTTAAAAGAAGGTTGGGCATTGGCCGCCATTGTTTTGGGTATTTGCATACATCAATACCAG gTGAGCCCCTTATTTTCATAGAAGTTGTGCTTCTGAAGAATGTGGCTCAGACAATACAG GAAGTTTTGTGGGACGATCCTTCCATACCTGAACCTGATGCCACATGtgcattattttattctatatcGTCTACGCAG CCTGGCTTGGCAGGGATCAATCTAGGGAAGTTTCTTATTAAACGTGTGATCACATTGGTGAAAAGAGATATGCCACAAGTATct ACATTTGCAACACTAAGCCCAATCCCCGTATACATGCAATGGTTGCTATCTAAGCTGGCATCTCAATCAGTACTTGCTAAAGGAGACAACACGGAACAACCAGCAGGGGGATCTGGTTCCACTTTTCAGGAGAATTTACTTGAACCAGATGAAGAAAGAATGCTCATGAATTCTGCTCC GTAGACTTGTGCTGGAAAAAATGGCATGGAAGCGATGCTGAACTTGCTGACATCAACAAACTATGAGTGGACCAGTTCAGCTGAATTAGTCTCTGCCTTGAAGCCCCCTCTAATGCGGTTGTGTGCCAG GTACCTTCTGCAAGAGAAGAAGGGAGGAAAAGCTCTAGATTCTGTGGCAAATTTTCACTTGCAAAATGGAGCG ATGGTTGAAAGATTAAATTGGATGGCAGACCGGTCTGAGAAAGGTGTTCGTCAAAGTGGAGGTATCATGGTGAACTACATGTACAG GGTGGAGCACATTGAAGAATATGCTCAATCATATTTCAGCACTGGGCATATACATGCTTCGAGTGACATTCGCCTCTATACCATG CCACAGAAGGAACATGAGGCGACTGCACATTAG